A stretch of DNA from Candidatus Nomurabacteria bacterium:
TAAAATAAAGCTTTTATGGATATTCTCAAATCACTGCTAGCCAATGGTGAAGATGGATGCTCGGTAAGGTTAAATGATGCTATTTGTGCTCATGGGCTTGCACTTGCTGCCCTAGGGCTTGCTGCAAGTATTAATAAAATTCCTAATCCAGTAAGGATAGCTTCGGGAATGATAGCAATCCCAATAGCAGCAAACCTGGCCTATATAGTGAGAGGTGGTTTAAAAGATTAAGATGACTTACATCCCTAGAAGGCTAAGACCACTTATTATAACACCCAGAGGGAAGTTAGATGAGGATATTACTTTAGCTGAACTTGATAGGGAGATGGATAATCACTTGGATGAGAACGCTAGTATACTATTGCCCGTAACTGGCCTATTGAGAAGGTGTAGTAAAGTTCTACCAAGAGAAGTAAGGCCAAAATCAATGCTTGAGATCGGATTAGGATTTCTAGCTTTATCCAATGTGACAAGTATAAAAACTCGATCAAGGATTTTAGTGGGACTTATTGGGACTGGGGCGATTGCGCTTGCTTGGGATGCTAAATGCTTAGAAGAAACAGAACTTGAAGAAGGGGTGGTCATTAAAGAAGGGGTGCCTAGAGATGAAGCCCCGTTAACATCGAAAGACTGGAGGAATATGTCGACTATGCTGGGCTTAGCTAGTATATATGGTGACGCCATTGGCTTAAGTCCAACAAAACGAGCTCTAGCATTTGGAGGTTCTATAGGAGCGAGCTTTATGGCAGGCTTAGTAGCTCCCCAAGAAGTCGATGTGGTGGCGCTTGAAGCAGCGCGTACTATATATTAGTAATCTTGAATTACTAGCAATCTCTTTAATAGAGTGCTAAAATAACAGATTAGTTATTTGAGTTTTTTTGTTTATTTATGTCTTATTTGATTCCTACTGTGATTGAGCCGACACATCAAGGCGAGAGAGCGTTTGATATTTATTCTCGACTTTTGAGAGATAGGATAATTTTTGTGCCTGAAATTAATCAAGATACTGCTAATCTAATTGTTGCCCAGCTTCTTTTTTTGCAGTCAGAAGATAGTAAAAAGCCAATACAGATGTATATAAATTCTCCTGGTGGATCAATCACAGCAGGTTTAGCAATTATTGACACAATGCATCATATTAAGCCAGAGGTTCACACAATTTGTATTGGCGTTGCCGCTAGTATGGGGGCAGTTATTTTATCTCAAGGAGCAAAAGGTAAAAGGTTTGCTCTACCTCATAGTGAAGTAATGATCCACCAGGCTTCTGGAGGTGTAGAAGGGCAAGCCAGCAATATAGTTATTACTGCAGAGTTTATTATCAAGTTACAGAACAAGCTATATAAATTACTTGCAGAAAGCACTAGTAGAACTACTGAGCAGATAGAAAAAGATGCTGATCGTGATTACTGGATGAGTGCTGATGTGGCTTTAAAATATGGGGTTATTGATGAGATCATAGATAAAGCTTAATTAGACTGAACTACGATTATTATTTTTGTTATAATTTAGGCTTAATAGTCTACCAAGATAAGTTAGGCTTGAATTTAAAATAAAAATGCCGGTAAGAAAGATAGCTAAAAAAGCCAGTGGGAGGATAAATGTTGGTCCTGCGGCTGCTCTCCTTGCGGCTAGTGCGTTACTTGGGAATCTGCTGGGGTTACTCAGAGAGAGATTGATTATTGCTAACTTTGGATTTAGTATCCAAACTGATGCTTATCGAGCTGCATTTGCCTTGCCAGATTTTATGTATTTTGCCCTAATTGCTGGAGTGCTTAGTGTTAGCTTTATACCTGTTTTTAGCCAAAGATATCATGGAGGTAACAAAAAAAGTGCTTGGGAGGTTACAAGTAGCTTATTAAACTTAATTGGAATTGCTTCGGCTGTAATCGGAGTGTTTGTGCTAATTTTTGCCGGACCAATTTTAAGAAACTTAATTGCCCCAGGGCTTGATCCTGAAACTCAGTTCTTAGCTGTAAGTATGATGCGTATCTTTGCTATAAACCCTATTTTGTTTGGTATAAGTTCAGTCTTAACTTCTGTGCAGCAAGCTAAGGGGAGATTTTTGTTCTATGCAATAGCTCCAATAATGTATAGTATGGGTATTATTTTTGGAACATTAGTTCTCGCTCCAAGATTAGGGATCATGGGTGTAGCGTATGGTGTGGTTATTGGAGCGATATCTCAACTTGTAATAGTGGCATTAGGCTTAAGAGGACAAGGAGTTGTTTATAGCCCTAATATTTTCTGGAAGAATCGTGGTTTTAAAGATGTACTTAAAACTGCGCCAATAAGAAGCATTGATCAGGGAATTGACTATTTAATTACTCTTATCGAACTTAACCGAGCCTCAGTTTTAGCGGTAGGATCAATTGCAACTTACAGTGCGGCAATACAACTATTTAATGTGCCGGTTGGGATTGTGGGGATGGCAATATCTACGGCTGCCTTCCCTAAAATGAGCGAAAGACTAGGTCAGGGTCGACCAGATCTTTTTAAGAAAGAGCTGCAACAAACTGTGAGAGTAATGTTCTGGTTAGCTGTGCCGGCAGCAATTTTAACATTCTTCTGTAGGGGATATTTAGCAAGAATTCTAGCAAGTAGAGGGGAGCCTGTTGTGGCGGCAGTGCTTGGAGTGTTGGCAATATTAGTTATCTTTAAAGTTTTATATCACATTTTAGCTCGTGCTTTTTACGCTCAACAAGACACTAGAACACCACTTAAGGTGTCTATATTAACCTTAATATTGAGCATTGTGTTGATCTTCTGGTTATCAAGTCAGGATAGATATGGCTTGGTTGGTCTAGCAATGGCTTCGGCAATATCTGGCACTATTGAAGTTGTTGCGATGTCTTTATTGCTTAACAAGAAACTTCATGGAGGATTTTTGAACAAAGGCTTGTTCGAACCGTTACCGAGAATTTTAGCAATTGGTGGAGCAACAGCTTTTACGACATATATCATGGTAAATCTTTTACCAGTTAGTGCCAATGATCAGGGATTTTTCCCGCTTATACCTAAGTTTTTAACAATATGTTTAGTTAGCGGGATATTCTATGTATCTCTTAGCTATATTGCAAAACTACAAGAAATCAAACCTTTTGTAGATAAAGTAATTAAACTAGGTAAAAAACCAGTTATTGTCCAATAGCTTTTTCTCCTCTGTTATAATTAAACTTAGATGGAAATTAGAAACTTTTGTATTATTGCCCATATTGATCATGGAAAGAGCACTCTTGCCGATAGAATGCTGGAGATAACGGGCACTGTCCAAAAACGAGAGATGAAGGCTCAGCTTCTCGACAGAATGGATCTTGAGCGCGAAAAAGGGATTACCATTAAGCTGGCTCCTGTGCAGATGCAATGGAAGGATCACGAGTTAAACTTAATTGATACTCCTGGGCATGTTGACTTTACCTATGAAGTCAGCAGGAGTTTAGCAGCATGCGAAGGTGCAATATTAGTCGTTGATGCTACGCAAGGTATTCAAGCTCAAACTCTAGCTAATTTATATTTAGCAATGGAGGCTGATTTAAAAATTGTACCAGTACTTAATAAAATTGATCTCCCTGCAGCTAATCCGGAAAGAGTTAGTGAGGAGGTTATTAGATTAATTGGATGCAAGAAAGAAGACATTTTATTAACCTCTGCCAAAACTGGAGAAGGGGTTGAAGAAGTTTTAGATGCTGTTGTACATCGAGTCCCGGCACCAAAAGTTGAAGTAGACAGTAAGCTTAGAGCTCTTATTTTTGATAGCTATTATGATGACTACCGTGGAGTAGTTTTATATGTGCGAGTGTTTGATGGTGAACTTAATGCATCTTCTGAGATCAAAATGATGGCATCAGGAGCAAATGGGATTGCTCTAGAAGTGGGCTTCCTAAATCCCGTTTTTA
This window harbors:
- the murJ gene encoding murein biosynthesis integral membrane protein MurJ; the encoded protein is MPVRKIAKKASGRINVGPAAALLAASALLGNLLGLLRERLIIANFGFSIQTDAYRAAFALPDFMYFALIAGVLSVSFIPVFSQRYHGGNKKSAWEVTSSLLNLIGIASAVIGVFVLIFAGPILRNLIAPGLDPETQFLAVSMMRIFAINPILFGISSVLTSVQQAKGRFLFYAIAPIMYSMGIIFGTLVLAPRLGIMGVAYGVVIGAISQLVIVALGLRGQGVVYSPNIFWKNRGFKDVLKTAPIRSIDQGIDYLITLIELNRASVLAVGSIATYSAAIQLFNVPVGIVGMAISTAAFPKMSERLGQGRPDLFKKELQQTVRVMFWLAVPAAILTFFCRGYLARILASRGEPVVAAVLGVLAILVIFKVLYHILARAFYAQQDTRTPLKVSILTLILSIVLIFWLSSQDRYGLVGLAMASAISGTIEVVAMSLLLNKKLHGGFLNKGLFEPLPRILAIGGATAFTTYIMVNLLPVSANDQGFFPLIPKFLTICLVSGIFYVSLSYIAKLQEIKPFVDKVIKLGKKPVIVQ
- a CDS encoding ATP-dependent Clp protease proteolytic subunit, translated to MIPTVIEPTHQGERAFDIYSRLLRDRIIFVPEINQDTANLIVAQLLFLQSEDSKKPIQMYINSPGGSITAGLAIIDTMHHIKPEVHTICIGVAASMGAVILSQGAKGKRFALPHSEVMIHQASGGVEGQASNIVITAEFIIKLQNKLYKLLAESTSRTTEQIEKDADRDYWMSADVALKYGVIDEIIDKA